From a single Shewanella donghaensis genomic region:
- the dapD gene encoding 2,3,4,5-tetrahydropyridine-2,6-dicarboxylate N-succinyltransferase, producing the protein MEALRQRIEAAFEARQDITPSTVEPSVRADIETVISMLDKGQARVAEKIDGEWHVHQWLKKAVLLSFRIFDNQVIDGGDTKYFDKVPQKFTDYTAERFKEEAIRVVPPATVRKGSFIGKNTVLMPSYVNLGAFVDEGTMVDTWATVGSCAQIGKNVHLSGGVGIGGVLEPLQAGPTIIEDNCFIGARSEIVEGVIVEEGSVISMGVYIGQSTRIFDRETGEVHYGRVPAGSVVVSGNLPSKCGTYSLYAAIIVKKVDAKTRGKVGINELLRIVD; encoded by the coding sequence ATGGAGGCATTACGCCAACGCATTGAAGCTGCATTTGAGGCTCGTCAGGACATCACACCTAGCACGGTAGAGCCAAGTGTTCGTGCAGATATCGAAACTGTTATTAGCATGCTAGACAAAGGTCAAGCTCGCGTAGCAGAGAAGATTGATGGCGAATGGCATGTACACCAGTGGTTAAAGAAAGCTGTTTTACTTTCTTTTCGTATCTTCGATAACCAGGTTATCGATGGTGGTGATACTAAGTACTTTGATAAAGTGCCACAGAAATTTACAGATTACACCGCTGAGCGTTTCAAAGAAGAAGCGATTCGCGTAGTGCCACCTGCGACAGTCCGTAAAGGCTCTTTCATAGGTAAGAACACCGTTCTTATGCCTTCTTACGTAAACTTAGGTGCTTTTGTTGATGAAGGCACTATGGTCGATACATGGGCGACTGTTGGTTCATGTGCACAAATTGGTAAGAATGTGCATCTATCTGGTGGTGTTGGTATTGGCGGCGTACTTGAGCCGCTTCAAGCAGGTCCTACCATAATTGAAGATAACTGTTTCATTGGTGCTCGCAGCGAAATCGTTGAAGGCGTTATTGTTGAAGAAGGCAGTGTTATTTCAATGGGCGTTTACATTGGCCAAAGCACCCGTATCTTTGACCGTGAAACTGGTGAAGTTCATTACGGCCGTGTACCTGCAGGTTCCGTCGTTGTTTCAGGTAACTTGCCATCTAAATGCGGTACTTACAGTTTATATGCTGCCATTATCGTTAAGAAAGTAGATGCTAAAACTCGCGGTAAAGTGGGTATTAACGAATTACTTCGTATTGTTGATTAA